Proteins encoded by one window of Kribbella flavida DSM 17836:
- a CDS encoding CU044_5270 family protein, which produces MDDLDRIRSAFPEPPAPSPEAAAKARRELQQLISQAQPAPDRQRPLAARSWSATVAADRRHRWYAAARSGRIGIALTATAATVAVAALGVPLLMTPGSGPDAAPVPSTVTPTPRLVTASQVLLDLAVKQEQDEKVSGAYFRVRSLQLRATAEVGRPGQKYRIERRSLTESWMPMKPGVESWLGWLDLGARPATAADTARWKAQGSPRSWQLAHEEDPVTMAPGATTVRKMTFDEVPPGYYLSGEKPVTARQIQALPTDPAVLRAVLARGVQPGATREEIDYTVFCAAGRLLFEMPSPPKLRGAALRVLSKLPGARFKEHVKDPIGRPGTEISFDWSVLGRPTTRSTASKDTLTRYVVDPTTGRLLSSETFGLKAGASVVLESGWTDERPTPPSPTIR; this is translated from the coding sequence ATGGACGACCTCGACCGCATCCGCTCGGCCTTCCCCGAGCCGCCCGCGCCGAGCCCGGAAGCGGCCGCCAAAGCCCGCCGGGAGCTCCAGCAACTGATCAGCCAGGCCCAGCCGGCGCCGGACCGGCAGCGACCTCTGGCCGCGCGCAGCTGGAGCGCGACTGTCGCCGCGGACCGGCGGCACCGCTGGTACGCCGCGGCGCGGTCGGGCCGGATCGGGATCGCGCTGACGGCGACGGCCGCGACCGTCGCGGTGGCCGCGCTCGGCGTACCGCTGCTGATGACCCCGGGCAGCGGTCCCGACGCCGCGCCCGTGCCGAGCACAGTGACGCCCACCCCGCGGCTGGTGACGGCCAGCCAGGTGCTGCTGGACCTCGCGGTCAAGCAGGAACAGGACGAGAAGGTCTCCGGCGCGTACTTCCGGGTCCGCAGCCTGCAACTGCGCGCCACCGCCGAGGTCGGTCGGCCAGGTCAGAAGTACCGGATCGAGCGGCGCAGCCTCACCGAGAGCTGGATGCCGATGAAGCCGGGGGTCGAGTCCTGGCTCGGGTGGCTCGATCTCGGCGCTCGGCCGGCCACTGCGGCCGACACCGCGCGGTGGAAGGCCCAGGGCTCGCCACGGTCGTGGCAGCTGGCCCACGAGGAGGACCCGGTGACGATGGCGCCCGGTGCGACGACCGTGCGCAAGATGACCTTCGACGAGGTGCCGCCCGGGTACTACCTCAGCGGAGAGAAGCCGGTGACCGCACGGCAGATCCAGGCGTTGCCGACGGATCCGGCAGTCCTGCGCGCAGTGCTCGCCCGGGGCGTCCAGCCGGGGGCGACGCGGGAGGAGATCGACTACACGGTCTTCTGCGCCGCCGGCCGGTTGCTCTTCGAGATGCCGTCGCCGCCGAAGCTGCGCGGTGCGGCGTTGCGGGTGCTGTCGAAGCTGCCAGGTGCCCGCTTCAAGGAGCACGTCAAGGATCCGATCGGCCGTCCCGGCACCGAGATCTCCTTCGACTGGAGCGTCCTGGGCCGTCCGACCACCCGCAGTACGGCGTCGAAGGACACTCTCACCCGGTACGTCGTCGATCCCACCACCGGCCGGCTGCTGAGCTCGGAGACCTTCGGCCTCAAGGCCGGCGCCAGCGTCGTACTCGAGTCCGGCTGGACCGACGAACGTCCCACTCCCCCGTCCCCGACCATCCGCTGA
- a CDS encoding regulator of chromosome condensation RCC1: MMRWGLVAVGCLLATGLHQSEAAAVEPGSAWAWGGNGTGQLGNGTTTGRGTAAPVTSLTNVTEVEAGREHSIALRSDGTVWTWGFNEMGQLGDGTATNRPAPVQVGGLSGVVDIAGGHYHSLALLADGTVRAWGYNSFGQLGNGATTSAQRTPVAVTPLSGVLAIAGGRDMSYAVRSDGTVWGWGLNTTGQLGDGTTTMRTRPVRVGSLAGITAISGGRDHGLAVRSDGTVWAWGDNTQGQVGDGSLTNRLAPVQVPGVTGAVEVAAGAYHSIARLTGGTLRSWGQNSNGQLGDGTTTRRTQSVAVPGVSGATAIATGRQHSVAVVSGGALRAWGSNAAGQLGDGTSTDRPNAVTVAGIAGAAEVSAGRDHTLALVPAEVSEPDTTPPSAPGVPTGQSNSSSTITLSWAAATDDVSTSLRYQVFEDSATTPVAELTSSSPTVTYPRSGLAADSTHTYSVRAIDAAGNIGPVAGPSAPITVQQASSAIFESDFSAGFTGWTTNTGLTVDATQGSPSAPSARGNPVAARAFAARTLGGTYPSLCHSQQVKVTSLSGSTDLFRLRTAMDTGVVRVYVDANRVLWIRSDVAGTQRSSGVAVALNTWHTVELCGTVGTTGSWTLSLDGTQRGTPWQSNTGTTPVGRVQIGDTGAKTWTINFDTVRTDQSPN, translated from the coding sequence ATGATGCGCTGGGGACTTGTTGCTGTGGGCTGCCTGCTCGCGACCGGCCTGCACCAGTCCGAGGCCGCGGCGGTGGAACCGGGCTCGGCCTGGGCCTGGGGCGGGAACGGCACCGGACAGCTGGGCAACGGGACGACGACCGGCCGCGGCACCGCGGCGCCGGTCACGTCGCTGACCAACGTCACCGAGGTGGAAGCGGGGCGCGAGCACTCAATCGCCCTGCGGTCCGACGGCACGGTGTGGACCTGGGGTTTCAACGAGATGGGCCAGCTGGGCGACGGCACGGCCACGAACCGGCCGGCGCCCGTCCAGGTCGGCGGACTCAGCGGAGTCGTCGACATCGCCGGTGGGCACTACCACAGCCTCGCGCTGCTGGCGGACGGCACGGTCCGGGCCTGGGGCTACAACTCGTTCGGCCAGCTCGGCAACGGAGCGACCACCAGCGCGCAGCGGACCCCGGTGGCGGTGACCCCGTTGTCCGGCGTGTTGGCGATCGCGGGCGGCCGGGACATGAGCTACGCGGTGCGCTCCGACGGCACCGTCTGGGGCTGGGGCCTGAACACGACCGGCCAGCTGGGCGACGGCACCACGACGATGCGGACCCGGCCCGTCCGGGTCGGCAGCCTGGCCGGCATCACCGCGATCTCCGGTGGCCGCGACCACGGGCTCGCCGTCCGTTCCGACGGCACGGTCTGGGCCTGGGGCGACAACACCCAGGGCCAGGTCGGCGACGGCAGCCTGACCAACCGGCTCGCCCCGGTCCAGGTGCCCGGCGTCACCGGCGCGGTGGAAGTTGCCGCCGGCGCCTACCACTCGATCGCCCGGCTGACCGGCGGAACGCTGCGGTCCTGGGGCCAGAACTCCAACGGCCAGCTCGGCGACGGTACGACGACGCGCCGGACCCAGTCGGTCGCGGTGCCCGGCGTGTCCGGGGCGACCGCCATCGCGACGGGCCGGCAGCACAGCGTCGCTGTCGTCTCGGGTGGAGCCCTGCGGGCCTGGGGATCGAACGCGGCCGGCCAGCTGGGCGACGGCACTTCGACCGACCGGCCCAACGCCGTCACGGTGGCCGGGATCGCCGGAGCCGCCGAGGTCTCGGCCGGTCGTGACCACACGCTCGCGCTGGTGCCGGCCGAGGTGAGCGAACCGGACACCACCCCGCCGAGCGCGCCGGGAGTCCCGACGGGCCAGAGCAACTCCAGCTCGACGATCACGCTGAGCTGGGCGGCTGCGACCGACGACGTCAGTACGTCGTTGCGCTACCAGGTCTTCGAGGACTCGGCGACCACGCCGGTCGCGGAGCTCACGAGTTCGAGTCCGACGGTGACCTACCCCCGGTCCGGGCTCGCCGCGGACTCGACCCATACGTACTCCGTTCGTGCGATCGATGCCGCGGGCAACATCGGTCCGGTGGCCGGCCCGTCCGCGCCGATCACCGTGCAGCAGGCGTCGTCGGCGATCTTCGAGTCCGACTTCTCGGCCGGCTTCACCGGCTGGACGACGAATACCGGACTGACCGTGGACGCGACCCAGGGCTCACCGTCGGCGCCGAGCGCCCGCGGCAACCCCGTCGCGGCCCGCGCGTTCGCAGCTCGAACGCTCGGCGGGACCTACCCGAGCCTGTGCCACAGCCAGCAGGTCAAGGTGACCTCCCTGAGCGGCAGCACCGACCTGTTCAGGTTGCGCACGGCAATGGACACGGGCGTGGTCCGGGTCTACGTCGACGCGAACCGGGTGCTCTGGATTCGTTCCGACGTGGCCGGCACCCAGCGATCGTCCGGCGTCGCGGTGGCGCTGAACACCTGGCACACCGTCGAGCTGTGCGGCACGGTCGGCACCACCGGCTCGTGGACGTTGTCCCTCGACGGCACCCAGCGCGGTACGCCGTGGCAGAGCAACACCGGGACGACGCCGGTCGGCCGGGTCCAGATCGGTGACACCGGGGCCAAGACCTGGACGATCAACTTCGACACGGTCCGGACCGACCAGTCACCCAACTAG
- a CDS encoding ATP-grasp domain-containing protein, with protein MLLVPGDPLNPRRDDPHFAAQAAAARAEGITVARVDHDALTRSTDDDMVAEAVARVPAAEDAVYRGWMLSSAQYAAFEQALHARGVRLRTSAAEYRTAHELPGWYDALAPVTPESVWTDGDDLAELVKAARRLGDGPAVLRDYVKSMKHYWSEAAYLPDVTDEAAVERVGARFRELRDDAFAGGFVVRRFEQFTGAEARTWWVGGRCVLTTPHPDTPDDLPTGFDLVEIEPLVAELALPFVTVDLVRRTDHTWRVVELGDGQVSDWPSTHDPATLVTALF; from the coding sequence ATGCTGCTGGTACCGGGGGACCCGCTGAATCCGCGTCGGGACGATCCGCACTTCGCCGCGCAGGCAGCTGCCGCGCGCGCCGAAGGCATCACCGTCGCCAGGGTGGACCACGACGCCCTGACCCGTTCAACCGACGACGACATGGTCGCCGAGGCGGTCGCGCGGGTGCCGGCCGCCGAGGACGCGGTCTACCGGGGATGGATGCTGTCCTCCGCGCAGTACGCGGCGTTCGAGCAGGCGTTGCACGCGCGTGGCGTCCGGCTGCGGACCAGCGCCGCGGAGTACCGGACGGCGCACGAGCTGCCCGGCTGGTACGACGCGCTGGCGCCGGTGACACCGGAGTCGGTGTGGACCGACGGCGACGACCTGGCCGAGCTGGTGAAGGCGGCGCGGCGGCTCGGCGACGGGCCCGCGGTGCTCCGGGACTACGTGAAGTCGATGAAGCACTACTGGTCCGAGGCGGCGTACCTGCCGGACGTCACCGACGAGGCGGCCGTGGAGCGGGTCGGGGCCCGCTTCCGGGAGCTGCGCGACGACGCGTTCGCGGGCGGTTTCGTGGTCCGCCGGTTCGAGCAGTTCACCGGGGCCGAGGCCCGCACCTGGTGGGTCGGCGGGCGCTGCGTGCTGACCACGCCACACCCCGACACCCCTGACGACCTGCCCACCGGCTTCGACCTGGTCGAGATCGAACCCCTGGTCGCCGAGCTGGCTCTGCCCTTCGTCACCGTCGACCTGGTCCGCCGCACCGATCACACCTGGCGCGTGGTCGAGCTCGGCGATGGCCAGGTCAGCGATTGGCCCTCCACTCACGACCCCGCGACCCTGGTGACCGCGCTGTTCTGA
- a CDS encoding DEAD/DEAH box helicase: protein MTLTENLPGTTEADALYDAFATWVGTQGITLYPAQEEALIEVMTGSNVILSTPTGSGKSLVATGSHFAALANGRRTFYTAPIKALVSEKFFALCDIFGADKVGMLTGDASVNAGAPIICCTAEVLANVALREGAAADVGQVVMDEFHFYSEPDRGWAWQVPLLELPNAQFILMSATLGDVERFKVDLSRRTGRPTAIVSSAERPVPLVYKYVTTPLHETLQELLVTHQAPVYVVHFTQASALERAQALTSINVCTKEEKDKIKELIGHFRFSSGFGRTLQRLVMHGIGVHHAGMLPKYRRLVEQLAQSGLLKVICGTDTLGVGINVPIRTVVLTALSKYDGRRQRILKAREFHQIAGRAGRAGYDTSGTVVVQAPDHVVENVKALAKAGDDPKKQRRVQRKKPPEGFVTWGEDTFDRLVAAEPEPLQSKMRVNHAMLLNVIARDGDAFASMRRLLQDNHEDSKAQVRLIRRAIQIYRTLLTAGVVERLDEPDEFGRSLRLTVDLQKDFSLNQPLSTFALAALDLLDPDSPSYALDVVSVVEATLEDPRAVLMAQLHHAKGEAVQSMKADGVEYEERMELLDEISWPKPLEELLEATLAIYRQTHPWIAEAGLSPKSVVRDMFERAMTFGEFVQYYGLARSEGIMLRYLSDAYKALRQTVPPDKVNEDLADLIEWLGEVVRQTDSSLLDEWEELTNPSTDEVVAAPVPVGPRRITLNARAFRVLVRNAMFRRVELVALHRWAELGQLDTASGWDAGRWAEAGTAYYAEHDSVGTGPAARGPALFVVEEHPGYWEVQQIIDDPEGNHDWRITATVDLGASDEAGELVLEIVSFKPL, encoded by the coding sequence ATGACGCTGACCGAGAACTTGCCGGGCACCACCGAGGCCGACGCGCTGTACGACGCCTTCGCCACCTGGGTGGGCACCCAGGGCATCACGCTGTACCCGGCGCAGGAGGAAGCGCTGATCGAGGTGATGACCGGGTCGAACGTGATCCTGTCCACCCCGACCGGCTCCGGCAAGAGCCTGGTCGCCACCGGCTCGCACTTCGCCGCCCTCGCCAACGGCAGGCGCACCTTCTACACCGCCCCGATCAAGGCCCTGGTCTCGGAGAAGTTCTTCGCGCTCTGCGACATCTTCGGCGCCGACAAGGTCGGCATGCTCACCGGCGACGCCTCGGTCAACGCCGGCGCCCCGATCATCTGCTGCACCGCCGAGGTGCTCGCCAACGTCGCGCTGCGCGAGGGCGCCGCCGCCGACGTCGGCCAGGTGGTGATGGACGAGTTCCACTTCTACTCCGAGCCCGACCGCGGCTGGGCCTGGCAGGTTCCGTTGCTGGAGCTGCCGAACGCGCAGTTCATCCTGATGTCGGCCACGCTCGGCGACGTCGAGCGGTTCAAGGTCGACCTGAGCCGGCGGACGGGCCGGCCGACCGCCATCGTCTCGTCGGCCGAGCGCCCGGTGCCACTGGTCTACAAGTACGTCACCACGCCCCTGCACGAGACGCTGCAGGAGCTGCTCGTCACGCACCAGGCGCCCGTGTACGTCGTGCACTTCACCCAGGCCTCGGCACTGGAGCGCGCACAGGCGCTGACCAGCATCAACGTCTGCACCAAGGAGGAGAAGGACAAGATCAAGGAGCTGATCGGGCACTTCCGGTTCAGCTCCGGCTTCGGCCGCACCCTGCAGCGACTGGTCATGCACGGCATCGGCGTGCACCACGCGGGCATGCTGCCGAAGTACCGGCGGCTGGTCGAGCAACTGGCCCAGTCCGGGCTGCTGAAGGTAATCTGCGGCACCGACACGCTCGGGGTCGGCATCAACGTGCCGATCCGCACCGTGGTGCTGACCGCGCTGAGCAAGTACGACGGCCGCCGGCAGCGCATCCTCAAGGCCCGCGAGTTCCACCAGATCGCCGGCCGCGCGGGCCGCGCCGGGTACGACACGTCGGGCACGGTCGTCGTCCAGGCGCCGGACCACGTGGTGGAGAACGTCAAGGCGCTCGCGAAGGCCGGCGACGACCCGAAGAAGCAGCGCCGGGTGCAGCGGAAGAAGCCGCCGGAGGGCTTCGTCACCTGGGGAGAGGACACCTTCGACCGGCTGGTCGCGGCCGAGCCCGAGCCGCTGCAGTCGAAGATGCGGGTCAACCACGCGATGCTGCTGAACGTGATCGCCCGCGACGGCGACGCGTTCGCGAGCATGCGGCGGCTGCTGCAGGACAACCATGAAGACAGCAAGGCGCAGGTCCGGCTGATCCGGCGGGCGATCCAGATCTACCGCACGCTGCTCACCGCCGGTGTCGTCGAGCGGCTGGACGAGCCCGACGAGTTCGGCCGCTCGCTGCGGCTGACGGTCGACCTGCAGAAGGACTTCTCGCTCAACCAGCCGCTGTCGACCTTCGCGCTGGCCGCGCTCGACCTGCTCGACCCCGACAGTCCGTCGTACGCGCTGGACGTGGTGTCGGTGGTCGAGGCGACGCTGGAGGACCCCCGCGCGGTGCTGATGGCTCAGCTGCACCATGCCAAGGGCGAGGCCGTGCAGTCGATGAAGGCCGACGGCGTCGAGTACGAGGAGCGGATGGAGCTGCTCGACGAGATCAGCTGGCCGAAGCCGCTGGAGGAGTTGCTCGAGGCAACGCTGGCGATCTACCGCCAGACGCATCCCTGGATCGCCGAGGCCGGGCTGTCGCCGAAGTCGGTGGTCCGGGACATGTTCGAGCGGGCGATGACGTTCGGCGAGTTCGTGCAGTACTACGGACTGGCGCGCTCCGAGGGCATCATGCTGCGCTACCTCAGCGACGCCTACAAGGCGCTGCGCCAGACCGTGCCGCCGGACAAGGTGAACGAGGATCTCGCCGACCTGATCGAGTGGCTCGGCGAAGTGGTCCGGCAGACCGACTCCAGCCTGCTCGACGAGTGGGAGGAGCTGACCAACCCGTCGACCGACGAGGTCGTCGCCGCGCCGGTCCCGGTCGGCCCGCGCCGGATCACCTTGAACGCCAGGGCGTTCCGGGTCCTGGTCCGTAACGCGATGTTCCGCCGCGTCGAGCTGGTCGCCCTGCACCGCTGGGCCGAGCTCGGCCAGCTCGACACCGCGTCCGGCTGGGACGCAGGCCGCTGGGCCGAAGCCGGTACGGCGTACTACGCGGAGCACGACTCCGTCGGTACCGGTCCGGCCGCGCGCGGTCCGGCGCTGTTCGTGGTTGAGGAACACCCGGGCTACTGGGAGGTGCAGCAGATCATCGACGACCCCGAGGGCAACCACGACTGGCGCATCACCGCCACCGTCGACCTCGGCGCCTCCGACGAAGCCGGCGAGCTCGTCCTCGAGATCGTCTCGTTCAAGCCACTCTAG
- a CDS encoding NADPH-dependent FMN reductase yields MLRARGTAPRIAIIVGSTRPGRKGSAVGRWVLDHAKPRAGGSYDVLELERFGLALLAEPIAPAAAGRAYENPQTSLWSRTIDAYDGFVWVTPEYNFGVPAAFKNALDLLYPEWNHKAVGFVAYGVDGGVRAVEQWRSIMTNVRMVAVRAQVSLSIFDDWQHEHFAPLERRVAELDRVLDELEEMAATLEPLRAVARAPR; encoded by the coding sequence ATGCTGAGAGCGCGCGGGACGGCTCCGCGCATTGCGATCATCGTCGGTAGCACCCGCCCGGGCCGCAAGGGATCCGCGGTCGGACGCTGGGTACTCGACCACGCCAAGCCCAGAGCCGGCGGATCGTACGACGTTCTCGAGCTGGAGCGGTTCGGCCTTGCGCTGCTCGCCGAGCCGATCGCCCCGGCGGCGGCCGGCCGTGCCTACGAGAACCCGCAGACCAGCCTCTGGAGCCGGACCATCGATGCCTACGACGGCTTCGTCTGGGTGACACCGGAGTACAACTTCGGGGTGCCGGCGGCCTTCAAGAACGCGCTCGATCTGCTGTACCCCGAGTGGAACCACAAAGCCGTCGGGTTCGTGGCCTACGGGGTCGACGGCGGTGTGCGGGCCGTCGAGCAGTGGCGGTCGATCATGACCAACGTGCGGATGGTCGCCGTCCGGGCCCAGGTGTCGCTGTCGATCTTCGACGACTGGCAGCACGAGCACTTCGCTCCGCTGGAGCGGCGGGTGGCCGAGCTCGATCGCGTGCTGGACGAGCTGGAAGAGATGGCCGCCACGCTGGAACCGCTGCGCGCCGTCGCCCGGGCGCCGCGGTGA
- a CDS encoding DUF2867 domain-containing protein, which translates to MRLAGNAHTDQPWRIHEIAADFHLEDVWALPTPGGPDDFERFVRMGERIAGDDHQPTDGWAWPARALWNLRWQLGALLGWDKTEHGLGHRAPSLRDRLPADLRDGPAPPVPHGSPFRPVYLTHNEMCWELSNKTVHCLSHYGWVPDGSGGYHAQAAALVKPNGAFGRAYMAGIQPLRYLIVYPQLMKQIDRRWQETPAEPATGAGPTAAGREC; encoded by the coding sequence ATGAGGCTGGCCGGCAACGCGCACACCGATCAGCCGTGGCGCATCCACGAGATCGCGGCCGACTTCCATCTCGAAGACGTGTGGGCCCTGCCGACACCCGGCGGCCCGGACGACTTCGAGCGATTCGTACGGATGGGCGAGCGGATCGCCGGCGACGACCATCAGCCGACGGACGGCTGGGCGTGGCCGGCCCGCGCGCTGTGGAACCTGCGCTGGCAGCTCGGGGCATTGCTGGGGTGGGACAAGACCGAGCACGGCCTGGGCCACCGGGCACCGTCCCTGCGGGACCGGTTGCCCGCCGATCTGCGTGACGGGCCGGCCCCGCCGGTACCTCACGGGTCACCGTTCCGGCCGGTCTACCTCACCCACAACGAGATGTGCTGGGAGCTGTCGAACAAAACCGTGCACTGCCTGTCCCACTACGGCTGGGTGCCCGACGGCTCGGGCGGCTACCACGCCCAGGCGGCTGCCCTGGTCAAACCCAATGGCGCGTTCGGGCGGGCCTACATGGCCGGGATCCAGCCGTTGCGCTACCTGATCGTCTATCCGCAGCTGATGAAGCAGATCGACCGCAGGTGGCAGGAGACCCCGGCTGAGCCGGCGACCGGCGCCGGACCGACAGCGGCTGGCAGGGAATGCTGA
- a CDS encoding TetR/AcrR family transcriptional regulator: MDHKILESTRELVAEAGYPALTVDQVAARAGVGKAAIYRRYASKAEMAFAATMHGQWPPPLPDTGSLHGDLLALARAAHTRMATEAARQVAPALISELAGNPDLEARFQDTFLAAEHAGLADIIGRAVARGELAGAIDPAVAHLLLLGSLAAGLYIINLTIDDSTITELAAAAAAGITALAARQHPSAG, encoded by the coding sequence GTGGATCACAAGATCCTGGAGAGCACCCGGGAGCTGGTCGCCGAAGCCGGCTACCCAGCACTGACCGTTGACCAGGTCGCGGCCCGCGCCGGGGTCGGCAAGGCGGCGATCTACCGCCGGTACGCCTCGAAGGCCGAGATGGCCTTTGCCGCCACCATGCACGGGCAGTGGCCGCCGCCGTTGCCCGACACCGGCTCCCTGCACGGAGACCTGCTGGCACTGGCCCGCGCAGCCCACACCCGCATGGCCACTGAAGCGGCCAGGCAGGTCGCGCCGGCCCTGATCAGCGAACTCGCCGGCAACCCCGACCTGGAAGCCCGGTTCCAGGACACGTTCCTGGCCGCCGAGCACGCCGGCCTCGCCGACATCATCGGGCGAGCCGTGGCTCGCGGCGAGCTGGCCGGTGCCATCGACCCCGCCGTCGCCCACCTGCTCCTGCTCGGCTCCCTCGCGGCCGGCCTCTACATCATCAACCTGACCATCGACGACTCGACGATCACCGAACTCGCCGCCGCAGCGGCAGCCGGCATCACCGCCCTCGCCGCCCGGCAGCACCCGTCAGCCGGCTGA
- a CDS encoding trans-2-enoyl-CoA reductase family protein yields MTERLIKPVGRGFLFLDSHPAGCERLVGELTGQVEARTPDKNPVALVIGSSSGYGLAATIAGLARYGIDGVGISFEKAPTVRRTATAGWYRTAATAAYAERAGRSFHCVNADAFADTTKADVLDLVEREFGGVDYLVYSVAAPRRVDPRTGTTYQSALKAIGEPARTKSLGYDDGRPVLQEVGIEVATDEEIAETVQVMGGEDWERWIDALTDRKLVNDGFATVALTYIGSELTGPIYRQGSIGAAKAHLEQTARDLTARGVRAYTSVNGAAVTQASSAIPGIGLYVSLLHKVLGEAMQTPIQQSVALWDQLTGERPLDLDDEGRVRLDRWELSDDVQQAVREQWNAVTQDNLAAVADTEWFHSEVRRLYGFDVAGVDYDQPTEVDVAWPKS; encoded by the coding sequence ATGACTGAGCGCCTGATCAAGCCCGTCGGCCGTGGATTCCTCTTCCTGGACTCACACCCCGCGGGGTGCGAGCGGCTGGTCGGCGAGCTGACCGGGCAGGTCGAGGCTCGGACGCCGGACAAGAACCCGGTCGCCCTGGTGATCGGTTCCAGCTCCGGCTACGGCCTGGCCGCGACGATCGCCGGGCTGGCCCGGTACGGGATCGACGGCGTCGGCATCAGCTTCGAGAAGGCCCCGACCGTACGCCGTACCGCGACCGCCGGCTGGTACCGCACGGCCGCCACCGCCGCGTACGCCGAACGGGCCGGGCGCTCGTTCCACTGCGTCAACGCCGACGCGTTCGCCGACACCACCAAGGCCGACGTGCTGGATCTGGTCGAGCGCGAGTTCGGCGGCGTCGACTACCTCGTCTACAGCGTCGCCGCCCCGCGCCGCGTCGACCCGCGCACCGGTACGACGTACCAGTCGGCGCTCAAGGCGATCGGCGAGCCGGCCCGGACCAAGAGCCTCGGGTACGACGACGGCCGGCCGGTGCTGCAGGAGGTCGGCATCGAGGTGGCGACCGACGAGGAGATCGCCGAGACCGTGCAGGTGATGGGCGGCGAGGACTGGGAGCGCTGGATCGACGCGCTGACCGACCGCAAGCTGGTGAACGACGGCTTCGCCACGGTCGCGCTGACCTACATCGGCAGCGAGCTGACCGGCCCGATCTACCGGCAGGGCTCGATCGGTGCGGCGAAGGCCCACCTGGAGCAGACCGCCCGCGACCTGACCGCCCGCGGGGTGCGCGCCTACACCTCCGTGAACGGCGCAGCGGTCACGCAGGCCAGCTCGGCCATCCCCGGCATCGGGCTGTACGTCAGCCTGCTGCACAAGGTGCTGGGCGAGGCGATGCAGACCCCGATCCAGCAGTCGGTCGCACTGTGGGACCAGCTGACCGGCGAGCGGCCGCTCGACCTGGACGACGAGGGCCGCGTCCGGCTCGACCGCTGGGAGCTCAGCGACGACGTCCAGCAGGCCGTCCGTGAACAGTGGAACGCCGTGACCCAGGACAACCTCGCGGCGGTCGCCGACACCGAGTGGTTCCACTCCGAGGTCCGCCGCCTCTACGGCTTCGATGTTGCCGGCGTCGACTACGACCAGCCCACCGAGGTCGACGTGGCGTGGCCGAAGTCCTGA